One region of Theileria equi strain WA chromosome 4 map unlocalized gcontig_1105316255039, whole genome shotgun sequence genomic DNA includes:
- a CDS encoding conserved hypothetical protein (encoded by transcript BEWA_053960A), whose amino-acid sequence MEQGLDALANEPLDESLGSNFKVNKDNVIISLAQSHRSARSSHVIYTQPLESDKIEYYEEWMQKCVAWVAKSCGIKKMDCYSLEKISNFVINEIKAIGRKASYLSKVRGCECSNFIDIMNALEIVNPDVYKHIFTDRLISKSKQLPKQVTVFAHNTLIQPAVLAQPSGLYFECMVNASEHLSELNEEGGQTYSNSGKQKTVRDGESIDLEYFLTYSNRNTYSLKSDECYQQIASSRPKYLHKHMPLLPAEFIFGQESQEASYTAETTKTSDKLTKQNLMLQAELPLLHRVQIQPELQALRSDKA is encoded by the coding sequence ATGGAGCAGGGTTTGGATGCACTGGCGAATGAGCCTCTGGACGAGAGTCTAGGCTCGAATTTCAAGGTTAACAAGGACAATGTGATAATTTCATTGGCTCAATCGCATAGATCCGCAAGGTCATCTCACGTAATATACACCCAGCCACTGGAAAGCGACAAGATCGAGTACTACGAGGAATGGATGCAAAAGTGCGTTGCCTGGGTAGCAAAAAGTTGCggaataaagaagatggaCTGCTATTCCTTGGAGAAGATAAGCAATTTTGTCATTAATGAGATCAAAGCCATCGGTAGAAAGGCGTCTTACCTCAGCAAGGTGAGAGGTTGTGAGTGTAGCAATTTTATCGACATCATGAACGCACTGGAAATCGTAAATCCAGACGTATacaaacacatttttaCTGATCGGCTCATATCTAAGAGCAAACAATTGCCAAAACAAGTTACAGTATTTGCTCACAATACCCTCATACAACCAGCGGTGTTGGCACAGCCATCTGGACTCTATTTCGAATGCATGGTTAATGCAAGCGAACATTTATCCGAACTAAATGAAGAAGGAGGACAAACTTACAGTAATAGTGGAAAACAAAAAACTGTAAGAGACGGAGAATCTATCGATTTGGAGTACTTTTTGACATATAGTAATCGAAATACCTACTCACTCAAATCAGACGAATGCTACCAACAAATCGCATCCTCTAGACCAAAATATCTACACAAACACATGCCATTGCTTCCGGCAGAATTCATTTTTGGACAAGAATCACAAGAAGCGTCATATACCGCTGAAACAACAAAGACCTCTGATAAACTCACCAAACAAAATCTTATGCTACAGGCAGAATTACCACTCTTGCACAGAGTCCAAATACAACCTGAGTTACAAGCTTTGAGATCAGATAAAGCGTGA
- a CDS encoding hypothetical protein (encoded by transcript BEWA_053970A), producing MHLLSVSFTYILLLCKPIESYRGPIDVINPNNSISCSFDYIVDDIETRLIIPYKSSFITAIVESKNLIWKSLYEERCVMITLRLKDGKPLIAQMALILHPVVITKTLYKHDNLWKSDVLLMDTKDLKVHVDNITPFTLNIASGENEKCKAFETLMDKLLIRFYIPRPGYNATRVTCDGIKIWNDTPKIVDGVWKPQRRVVMTKVYMKDNYPYILHATVKDVHRKTTSKYFCRENDKWKKLKKVDFDSKRTALKELLQRNSKIDENVDEKINAYIQNEG from the coding sequence ATGCACCTTTTATCGGTTTCTTTCACatatattcttcttctctgCAAACCTATAGAGTCTTATAGAGGTCCTATTGATGTTATTAATCCGAACAATTCCATTTCTTGTTCGTTTGATTACATCGTAGATGATATAGAAACAAGGCTGATAATTCCATATAAATCGTCTTTTATAACTGCAATTGTAGAATCGAAAAATCTGATATGGAAAAGCTTGTACGAAGAGAGATGTGTCATGATAACACTCCGtctaaaggatggaaagCCATTGATTGCACAAATGGCTCTTATCCTACACCCAGTGGTAATAACGAAAACACTCTACAAACATGACAATTTATGGAAGAGTGACGTTTTATTAATGGATACTAAGGATTTAAAAGTACATGTAGATAACATAACACCGTTCACCCTTAACATAGCTTCTggtgaaaatgaaaagtgtaaaGCGTTTGAAACTCTCATGGATAAACTTTTAATTCGTTTTTACATCCCTAGACCTGGGTATAATGCCACAAGAGTGACTTGTGATGGCATCAAAATCTGGAATGACACACCAAAAATTGTTGATGGAGTATGGAAGCCCCAAAGAAGGGTAGTAATGACCAAGGTTTACATGAAAGACAACTATCCATATATTCTACATGCCACTGTCAAGGATGTTCATAGAAAAACAACgtcaaaatatttttgcaGAGAAAATGACAAGTGGAAGAAACTCAAAAAGGTTGATTTCGATAGTAAACGCACGGCTCTAAAAGAACTTTTGCAGAGGAATAGCAAAATTGACGAGAATGTGGATGAGAAAATTAATGCATATATCCAAAACGAGGGATAG
- a CDS encoding signal peptide containing protein (encoded by transcript BEWA_053980A), with protein MRVLAVLWTVCLVRLCSAGCFGCFGKGKTNDRVTVQAVQGGSREASTGNLRSPPQKPVNFPNDKTLEQVKDKEVQELNKPARDVSGRSSVTTTGSSLEDAEKPLSSQTTTTLPRSRYTDLSRAPQTRDSGETVTAQGGTSSTVATRTGTNSEVDEEQHSYGASQSSGNSSRSPQKPVEQPNQTATSTPQVPPSPANTTSSITSQAGAPKPTTPITLDLSNPDKSKVNMDIKDSNGVVFSEITPKDTSKITTVVDGPTSIWTASGKEEFVFVKHHKKGDSILLTILLKDDNGYTDKYFEKNSSNWNEIKQDEFNGKLATLMGEVLDLSNPDTSKILVHTENASGLSFQGYYPKDTSKITSVVDANKELWNGGANDRCLSCLIYKKGSMELLKIVVVEKNSIAYKYFEKNADGGWKDLQQEEFDKKLKDLKSEVYVLRVLPQLAY; from the exons ATGAGGGTTCTGgcagtactatggacagtGTGTCTAGTGAGACTATGCAGTGCAGGTTGCTTTGGTTgttttggaaaaggtaAAACGAATGACAGAGTTACTGTTCAAGCAGTACAAGGAGGTTCCAGGGAAGCATCTACAGGGAATCTTAGGAGTCCACCTCAAAAACCTGTAAATTTCCCAAACGATAAAACTCTGGAGCAAGttaaagacaaagaggTTCAGGAACTCAACAAGCCTGCCAGAGATGTTTCCGGACGCAGCTCTGTTACCACTACTGGTTCATCTCTCGAGGATGCAGAGAAGCCACTCAGTTCACAAACTACTACCACACTTCCAAGGTCCAGATACACAGATCTTTCGAGAGCTCCTCAAACTCGTGATTCTGGTGAAACGGTTACTGCTCAAGGTGGAACTTCATCTACTGTCGCCACAAGGACTGGTACTAATTCTGAAgttgatgaagaacaaCACTCTTATGGTGCTAGTCAATCTAGTGGAAATAGTTCTAGATCTCCTCAAAAACCTGTTGAACAACCAAATCAGACGGCTACATCAACTCCACAGGTCCCTCCGTCTCCTGCAAATACTACTTCCTCTATTACTTCCCAAGCAGGCGCTCCTAAACCTACCACTCCCAttactcttgacctttctAACCCTGATAAATCAAAGGTAAATATGGACATAAAAGATAGTAATGGAGTAGTATTCAGTGAAATTACCCCTAAGGATACTTCCAAGATTACTACTGTTGTTGACGGTCCGACTTCGATATGGACCGCTTCTGGAAAGGAAGAGTTTGTATTCGTAAAGCATCATAAAAAGGGAGACTCTATTCTCCTTACAATACttttaaaggatgataatggaTATACCGataagtactttgaaaagaataGCAGTAACTGGAATGAGATAAAGCAGGATGAATTTAATGGTAAACTTGCGACACTTATGGGAGAAGTTTTAGACCTTTCTAACCCGGATACCTCCAAGATACTTGTGCATACAGAAAATGCGTCTGGACTATCCTTCCAGGGgtattatccaaaggatactTCCAAGATTACATCCGTTGTTGATGCCAATAAGGAACTATGGAATGGTGGAGCCAATGATCGTTGCCTTTCTTGTCTTATATATAAGAAGGGGTCTATGGAATTACTTAAGATAGTTGTAGTAGAGAAAAATTCAATTGCctataaatattttgagaagaatgCTGATGGTGGCTGGAAGGACCTCCAACAGGAAGAGTTTGACAAGAAGCTAAAAGATCTCAAGAGTG AGGTATAtgtcttgagagtacttccaCAACTTGCTTATTAG
- a CDS encoding hypothetical protein (encoded by transcript BEWA_053990A), which produces MGGKASTLKLKLDINGKCGEDKDRCNCDNSGKFVAEKKTDDPVKGFTKYAHSVTSGTFTLDGELKDGGRIVGFAGTRGQPIHKVKEVSVYYWDQAETKPLLLEVKYGGGTTIYYVSSGSSNDWVYHGILQGPALEQKLDDLNCQHNSAVTIDLSKTRAKDRHSYCCGGNHNGGAQGSNRVIVKKQEVSCNQQDHISTRLTYYKHEVNTSSGTGIKLAAIKYNDSRGKRKRIEIPGFVLPTNDSVKVYVFYCNNNPKLVYVESTVQTNVKGWFKNGSGDTWEPFSGINENREPEKITNCNNGFKELVKELQNSGCSLSQCTLVPPKPAPLPQPISGQARGGSGVVGSSPPGKNSKGPNLYIIVPSVLVPSGSLTVLAYWAYTHTRDPWVRQI; this is translated from the coding sequence atgggtGGTAAAGCATCTACACTCAAGTTAAAGCTagatataaatggaaaatgtggagAGGATAAAGACAGATGTAATTGTGATAATTCTGGCAAGTTTGTCGCCGAAAAGAAGACAGATGATCCAGTAAAAGGCTTTACTAAATATGCGCACAGTGTAACAAGTGGAACATTTACTCTAGATGGAGAACTGAAGGATGGAGGTAGGATAGTAGGTTTTGCGGGAACAAGAGGACAACCCATACATAAGGTCAAAGAGGTATCggtctactactgggatCAGGCAGAAACAAAACCCCTCCTACTTGAAGTTAAATATGGTGGTGGTACAACTATCTATTATGTCAGCAGTGGTAGTAGTAATGATTGGGTTTATCATGGGATACTCCAAGGTCCAGCTCTTGAACAGAAGCTTGACGATCTTAACTGCCAACATAATAGTGCGGTAACTATAGATCTTAGCAAGACTCGTGCTAAGGATAGACACTCATACTGTTGCGGTGGTAATCATAATGGTGGTGCTCAAGGCTCTAATAGGGTCATTGTTAAGAAACAAGAAGTTTCCTGTAATCAACAGGATCACATCTCAACTCGCCTTAcatactacaaacatgaggTTAATACTAGTTCTGGTACTGGAATTAAATTAGCAGCTATCAAGTACAATGATAGTAGAGGTAAaagaaagagaatagagaTTCCTGGTTTTGTATTACCTACCAATGATTCGGTAAAGGTTTATGTATTTTATTGTAACAACAATCCTAAACTAGTATACGTAGAATCTACTGTGCAGACTAACGTAAAGGGATGGTTCAAGAATGGTAGTGGTGATACATGGGAACCATTCTCTGGTATAAATGAGAATAGAGAACCGGAAAAGATTACAAACTGTAACAATGGCTTTAAAGAACTTGTGAAGGAACTACAGAATTCAGGATGCAGTCTATCTCAATGTACTCTAGTACCTCCCAAACCTGCTCCCCTTCCTCAACCTATATCGGGCCAAGCTAGGGGAGGATCTGGTGTTGTTGGTAGTAGCCCTCCTGGTAAAAATTCTAAAGGTCCTAATCTGTATATTATCGTCCCTTCTGTCCTTGTCCCATCTGGCTCTCTGACCGTACTAGCCTACTGGGCCTATACACATACCAGAGATCCCTGGGTACGACAAATATAA
- a CDS encoding hypothetical protein (encoded by transcript BEWA_054000A) has protein sequence MYSKDIYEIENIGNWSHAARDEFGTKYNVMMEKSVDTRVAAIKASSQNKQTGNLSVLEIKAPDTSKVDIVKDSKNGVEHTTYTPKSGSKMTSVVDGQTSIWTSSGNEKCTFAELSSKGDSSLLLISLENAYVYFEKNADGEWVSIEKDGYDRKIEELQDIAKQKGSQVAARDNLEANAEPNDKPEGTYAPKPTESKEEASPQANGATQKSQQMITTDPNTLDISNPDKSNVDEESGKDSKKYFPKDNKHFNEVKEGDTSIWRAGANEYCKFVRVSLKGNTPTEVSLNVRNNANNEEIHVKNFKKEGGLWQLISGRLTNSDSRRTND, from the exons ATGTACTCAAAGGATATCTATGAAATCGAAAACATTGGTAACTGGTCACATGCAGCTAGGGATGAATTTGGTACCAAGTACAATgtaatgatggaaaaatcaGTTGATACAAGAGTAGCTGCCATAAAGGCTTCATCTCAGAACAAGCAAACGGGAAACCTTTCAG TTCTGGAGATTAAAGCTCCAGATACCTCCAAGGTAGATATTGTAAAAGATAGTAAGAATGGAGTGGAACATACCACATATACTCCGAAGAGTGGTTCCAAAATGACGTCTGTTGTTGACGGTCAGACTTCTATATGGACATCTTCTGGAAATGAGAAATGCACATTCGCTGAACTATCGTCCAAGGGAGATTCATCTCTACTTTTAATCTCTCTTGAAAATGCTTATGtgtactttgaaaagaatgctGACGGTGAATGGGTCTCTATTGAGAAGGATGGATATGATAGGAAGATAGAGGAACTGCAAGATATTGCGAAGCAAAAAGGATCTCAAGTAGCAGCCAGGGATAATCTAGAAGCGAATGCAGAGCCTAATGATAAACCCGAAGGAACCTACGCTCCAAAACCAACTGAATCTAAGGAAGAAGCATCTCCACAAGCTAATGGAGCTACCCAGAAATCCCAACAAATGATCACCACGGATCCAAATACTTTGGATATTTCTAACCCAGATAAATCCAAtgtagatgaagaatctggaaaagaCTCCAAGAAATATTTTCCAAAGGATAACAAACATTTCAACGAGGTTAAGGAGGGAGATACAAGCATATGGAGGGCTGGAGCTAATGAGTACtgcaaatttgtaagaGTGTCCTTGAAAGGGAATACACCAACCGAGGTTTCATTAAACGTCAGAAATAATGCTAACAATGAAGAAATTCATGTAAAGAATTTTAAGAAAGAGGGTGGTTTATGGCAGCTTATATCCGGAAGATTAACTAATTCAGACTCAAGGAGGACAAATGATTGA
- a CDS encoding zinc finger protein DHHC domain containing protein (encoded by transcript BEWA_054010A) gives MGYRMENGYTRFLVSFLTFVVMSIPFIFFAIYHVRYCIDNGMSGLSVLGIVLGVVTFLAFIITSRSNPGVINKQVYPARVYDELKGKYRTTNPPRLIDTTINGQVLKVKYCITCHIYRPPRTVHCSDCDVCVIRYDHHCPYIANCVGYHNYKRFLVFVLLCSLYYTTLTVVSVIRSIEFFQQFSDAIADKPVEIIGTLVSAIITFMSLWVILGLFIFHMFLISKNTSTYDKFKENYVDFNPFNRGFLTNCWNVLLYWQRKNRGITSVYQPNAMYKMHERLSQDIVTPKKA, from the coding sequence ATGGGATACCGCATGGAAAATGGGTATACTAGGTTCCTAGTATCGTTCCTCACCTTTGTGGTAATGTCCATACCCTTTATTTTCTTTGCCATTTACCACGTGAGGTACTGCATTGACAATGGCATGTCTGGGCTCTCAGTTCTGGGCATCGTTTTGGGCGTCGTCACGTTTCTCGCATTCATCATCACCTCGAGATCAAACCCCGGAGTCATAAACAAACAGGTCTACCCAGCGCGAGTTTATGACGAGCTAAAGGGCAAGTACAGAACGACAAATCCACCCAGGCTCATTGACACTACCATTAATGGACAGGTTCTCAAGGTCAAGTACTGCATTACCTGTCATATCTACAGGCCCCCGAGGACGGTACACTGCTCAGATTGCGATGTGTGCGTCATTAGGTATGACCATCACTGTCCATACATTGCAAACTGCGTTGGATATCACAACTACAAGCGCTTCCTTGTCTTTGTACTGCTCTGCTCTCTCTACTATACCACCCTAACGGTCGTCTCGGTGATACGATCAATCGAGTTTTTTCAACAGTTCTCCGATGCCATTGCGGACAAACCGGTCGAAATCATTGGCACGCTTGTAAGCGCAATAATCACATTTATGAGCTTGTGGGTAATACTAGGACTTTTTATCTTTCACATGTTTCtaatttcaaaaaatacaagCACATACGATAAATTCAAGGAAAATTATGTCGACTTTAACCCATTCAATCGGGGGTTCTTGACAAACTGCTGGAACGTGCTACTCTACTGGCAAAGAAAAAATAGAGGAATTACAAGCGTATACCAACCAAATGCAATGTACAAGATGCATGAACGACTCTCACAAGATATTGTCACGCCAAAGAAGGCGTAA
- a CDS encoding hypothetical protein (encoded by transcript BEWA_054020A), with the protein MTKKVTIDIDKTLKSGTLNDGGKRYYNDEEHNERVDVILTESLQNLPEYVTLTHKPTNGDTIGNIKYSNYKARSSGSGTHTTLIVYYWSGDTEYKNPLVVKLSGEKEKYYTTDTSTSGKERNPRICSLFTNFSQCGSDTKINDIALKDTLDKQNCKRNEAHILNLSQNGSTTYPCPSGCQKQISVSTHGYSDFTYSTHYIPGYGNLSVSGFKEGSIWQVGLPSIRSISSITVYFISNTNTPIVINYNKGGEKYFRRNKSTGNTWTAVSQDKALKLLNDQEYYPKVTIKLSMPANAPYPDEGTKINITVRSSFIEGGYYISRHSLCGGLFKVTQVKHGQGTTLEGISSNYPIESVTAYYNGDDYITKDPILVELAVKNTSKTGYIYYGKSTAQDNSWRAFLNSGTRHNEAYLRKKLKSMRETKLLPSKTTDIIETTLIVTDVLAGGGTMGYGGWKLFGVLATRL; encoded by the coding sequence ATGACCAAAAAAGTTACAATTGATATAGATAAAACACTAAAATCAGGGACTCTAAATGATGGTGGTAAACGCTACTACaatgatgaagaacatAACGAAAGGGTGGATGTTATCCTAACTGAATCTCTTCAAAATCTTCCTGAATATGTAACACTCACTCACAAACCAACTAATGGTGACACTATTGGCAATATTAAATATAGCAATTACAAAGCCAGATCATCTGGTAGTGGAACTCATACAACGTTAATagtatactactggagCGGAGATACTGAGTACAAAAATCCCTTGGTTGTTAAACTGAGCGGGGAAAAGGAGAAATACTACACTACTGATACTTCTACTAGTGGTAAAGAAAGGAACCCCCGGATTTGTAGCCTCTTCACTAACTTCAGTCAATGCGGTTCTGAtacaaaaataaatgatattGCCCTCAAAGATACACTTGATAAGCAGAACTGTAAGAGGAACGAAGCCCATATTCTAAATCTTTCACAGAATGGTAGCACTACTTACCCATGTCCAAGTGGTTGCCAAAAACAAATTAGTGTATCAACTCACGGCTACTCAGATTTCACTTACTCTACACATTATATTCCTGGTTATGGTAATTTATCAGTCTCTGGCTTTAAAGAGGGTAGCATTTGGCAAGTTGGACTACCATCTATTAGGAGTATTTCGTCTATAACTGTGTATTTTATCTCAAACACTAATACCCCTATTGTAATTAATTATAACAAAGGTGGAGAGAAATATTTCAGGAGAAACAAAAGTACTGGAAATACTTGGACTGCAGTTTCCCAGGATAAAGCATTAAAACTTCTAAATGATCAAGAGTATTACCCCAAAGTTACTATCAAGTTGTCTATGCCTGCTAATGCACCATATCCGGATGAAGGTACTAAAATAAATATAACTGTAAGGAGCAGTTTTATTGAGGGTGGCTACTATATATCCCGGCATTCTCTATGTGGTGGACTATTTAAGGTCACTCAAGTTAAGCATGGTCAAGGAACTACCCTGGAGGGTATATCCTCTAATTATCCCATTGAGAGTGTAACTGCAtattataatggagatgattATATTACAAAAGATCCTATCTTGGTTGAGCTTGCTGTTAAAAATACTTCTAAAACCGGATATATATACTATGGAAAATCTACCGCTCAGGATAATTCATGGCGTGCATTTCTTAACTCAGGCACTCGACACAATGAAGCTTACCTTAGGAAGAAGCTTAAATCTATGAGAGAGACAAAGCTTTTACCCAGTAAAACTACAGATATTATTGAGACAACTCTAATAGTGACTGATGTATTAGCAGGAGGAGGTACTATGGgatatggaggatggaaattGTTTGGTGTCCTAGCAACTCGTCTGTAG